One window from the genome of Cyclobacterium amurskyense encodes:
- a CDS encoding Rossmann-fold NAD(P)-binding domain-containing protein has translation MKIIITGASGMVGHAVLIECLEAAIVKEILLINRRPIELHHPKIKELLVADFEQIPSHAQNLAGYDACFHCMGVSVMGLSEEAYTKMTFGYSKILFDTLYKSTPGMIVTYISGVGTDSSEKGNSMWARVKGKTENYLLHLGFKDAYAFRPGIILPEKGVKSKTGWYNTLYVLFRPIFPLFKRMKNTIGSSNLGKAMLLLLKSPNEKKVFEPYQIKQLENK, from the coding sequence ATGAAAATTATTATTACTGGTGCTTCAGGAATGGTTGGCCATGCTGTATTGATTGAATGCCTTGAAGCGGCAATTGTAAAAGAAATTTTACTTATTAATCGTCGGCCCATCGAGCTACATCATCCAAAGATTAAAGAGCTATTGGTGGCAGATTTTGAACAAATTCCATCACATGCCCAAAATTTAGCCGGATACGATGCTTGCTTCCATTGCATGGGTGTTTCAGTTATGGGGCTTAGTGAGGAAGCTTACACCAAAATGACTTTTGGTTATAGTAAAATATTGTTCGATACACTTTATAAAAGTACCCCGGGCATGATTGTCACCTACATTTCTGGAGTAGGAACTGATAGCTCTGAAAAGGGGAATAGTATGTGGGCCAGAGTCAAAGGGAAAACTGAAAATTACCTTTTACACCTAGGTTTTAAGGATGCTTATGCCTTTCGTCCAGGAATAATCTTGCCGGAGAAAGGCGTGAAATCAAAAACCGGATGGTACAATACCTTATATGTGTTATTTAGGCCAATTTTTCCGCTATTCAAAAGAATGAAAAACACAATCGGAAGTAGCAATTTAGGTAAAGCAATGCTGTTACTCCTTAAAAGTCCGAATGAGAAAAAAGTATTTGAACCCTACCAGATCAAGCAATTGGAAAATAAATAA
- a CDS encoding helix-turn-helix domain-containing protein yields MQEEILRIKSISELHALCGFPKPFHPLISIIDVSQWEIGPEWLEKKMAMDLYTIALKDASCGLNYGRNAYDFNEGVLIFTAPNQVTSIQKEQQINEIHGWIVFIHPDLIRHTDLGNRIDDYGFFSYDVHEALHLSEAEQNTLYECVNLIKAEIKERVDNHSQRVIVSTLELLLNYSMRYYERQFNTRTAQNIDTVSQFEKLLKRYYKEGKFTEHGSPSIDYFAEAIHLSPKYLSDLLKKQTGIGTKDHINNFIVDKAKTLLLSDADSVSGIAYKLGFNYPHYFSRLFKSKTGMTPNDYRNKPTLN; encoded by the coding sequence ATGCAGGAAGAAATTTTACGTATAAAGTCAATTAGTGAACTGCATGCATTGTGTGGATTTCCTAAACCTTTTCATCCTCTAATTAGCATCATAGATGTCAGCCAATGGGAAATTGGACCAGAATGGTTGGAAAAAAAAATGGCTATGGATTTGTATACCATTGCCCTTAAAGATGCCAGCTGTGGGCTAAACTATGGACGCAATGCCTATGATTTCAATGAAGGAGTACTAATCTTCACCGCTCCAAATCAGGTCACTTCTATTCAAAAAGAACAACAAATAAACGAAATTCATGGGTGGATTGTATTTATTCACCCCGACCTCATTCGCCATACAGATTTAGGGAACAGAATAGACGATTATGGCTTTTTCTCTTATGATGTCCATGAGGCTTTGCACCTTTCAGAGGCAGAACAAAATACACTTTATGAATGTGTCAACTTAATAAAAGCTGAAATTAAGGAAAGGGTTGATAACCACAGCCAGCGCGTTATAGTAAGTACCTTAGAATTGCTCTTAAATTACAGCATGCGTTATTATGAACGTCAATTCAATACACGTACAGCTCAAAACATAGATACGGTTAGTCAATTTGAAAAATTGCTCAAAAGGTATTATAAAGAAGGGAAGTTTACAGAACATGGCAGTCCTTCCATCGATTATTTCGCAGAGGCCATCCACCTTTCTCCCAAATACCTTAGCGACCTATTGAAAAAGCAAACGGGAATTGGTACCAAAGACCACATCAATAATTTCATTGTAGATAAAGCCAAGACCTTATTATTAAGCGATGCTGATTCGGTTAGTGGTATTGCTTATAAACTAGGCTTTAACTATCCTCATTACTTCAGTCGTTTGTTTAAATCCAAAACAGGAATGACACCAAATGACTATAGAAATAAGCCTACTTTAAACTAA
- a CDS encoding DUF4260 domain-containing protein encodes MNSLLKLEEVGQFLLAILIFANLDYAWWVFPTCILLPDLSMLGYLVNPKIGALLYNFFHHKLTAILIFALGTSLNTPIPILTGIILFGHSAMDRIFGYGLKYNDDFKHTHLGKIGK; translated from the coding sequence ATGAATTCGCTTCTAAAACTTGAAGAAGTTGGCCAGTTTTTACTTGCTATACTCATATTTGCTAATTTAGATTACGCTTGGTGGGTTTTCCCTACATGTATTTTATTGCCTGACTTATCCATGCTAGGCTATTTGGTGAATCCAAAAATTGGAGCCTTGTTGTATAATTTCTTCCACCATAAATTGACGGCAATTTTGATATTTGCCCTAGGCACTAGCCTAAACACCCCAATACCAATATTAACAGGTATCATTTTATTTGGCCATTCAGCCATGGATAGAATTTTTGGTTATGGACTGAAATACAATGATGATTTCAAACATACACATCTGGGTAAAATTGGGAAGTAA
- a CDS encoding Crp/Fnr family transcriptional regulator — protein MKNFNQLIQAYFGELSEEELDIVQSYFYEEKLQKNDYFTCSGKICNRLSIVKSGIFRIYTLSDGKEVTQWLSKEDQLITEIMGFFYQQPNRWTIQAITDVSLLTISKENYLKLCENFPKWNTIEKQFIVKCFAMLEDRVFSHISMTAEERYDLYYQKNKDLFNLVPLQYIASVLGMSAETLSRIRKRKSKNS, from the coding sequence GTGAAAAACTTTAATCAACTAATACAAGCCTATTTTGGAGAACTTTCCGAGGAAGAGTTGGATATAGTTCAGTCCTACTTCTACGAGGAAAAACTTCAGAAAAATGACTATTTCACCTGCTCAGGGAAAATCTGCAATCGGCTTAGTATTGTTAAATCGGGTATTTTCAGAATCTACACTTTGTCTGATGGAAAAGAGGTCACCCAATGGCTGTCCAAAGAAGACCAACTTATCACCGAGATCATGGGATTCTTTTATCAGCAGCCAAACCGCTGGACAATTCAGGCAATAACAGATGTGAGCTTATTGACAATAAGTAAAGAGAACTACCTTAAGCTTTGTGAGAATTTCCCTAAATGGAATACAATTGAAAAGCAATTCATAGTAAAGTGCTTTGCCATGCTTGAGGACAGGGTTTTTTCTCATATTTCAATGACAGCAGAGGAAAGGTATGATTTGTATTACCAGAAAAACAAGGATTTATTTAATCTTGTACCCTTGCAATACATTGCTTCCGTACTTGGTATGTCGGCTGAAACCCTAAGTAGAATTAGAAAACGAAAAAGTAAAAATTCTTGA
- a CDS encoding SDR family oxidoreductase → MILSGNKVLITGGNKGIGLALAKKFLKLNNQVIITGRNVEDLQAVKQCFPEIHIINCDLATKEGLEKLTQYIKKEHQDLNVLINNAGIQYNHTFAEDPEAIKKIEFETQINFLAPVKLTALLLPILEQNNNAAIVNVSSVLALVPKVVAPIYCANKAGLHIFTKTLRQQLKKVKVFEILPPLVDTAMTKGRGKNKITAEKLVDEFMIAFEKDRYEVRIGKVKLLLFLNRISAGLASRIINKD, encoded by the coding sequence ATGATCCTATCAGGTAACAAAGTACTTATCACGGGTGGAAACAAAGGCATTGGTTTAGCCCTTGCAAAAAAATTCCTAAAGCTAAACAACCAGGTAATTATAACTGGGAGAAACGTAGAAGATCTACAAGCTGTAAAACAGTGTTTTCCAGAAATCCATATCATAAACTGTGATTTAGCTACAAAAGAGGGTTTAGAAAAACTGACTCAGTATATTAAAAAGGAGCACCAGGACCTGAATGTTTTAATTAATAATGCAGGTATACAATACAACCATACCTTTGCAGAAGATCCAGAAGCTATAAAGAAAATAGAATTCGAAACACAGATCAATTTTCTTGCCCCTGTTAAGCTTACGGCTTTGCTTTTACCTATTCTAGAACAGAATAATAATGCAGCCATTGTAAATGTAAGCTCTGTCCTTGCACTTGTCCCCAAAGTCGTGGCCCCAATCTATTGTGCTAACAAAGCAGGATTGCATATTTTCACTAAAACCCTAAGGCAACAATTGAAGAAAGTAAAAGTTTTTGAAATTTTGCCTCCTCTTGTAGATACAGCCATGACCAAGGGAAGAGGAAAAAATAAAATCACAGCAGAAAAGCTCGTGGATGAATTTATGATCGCTTTTGAAAAAGACAGGTATGAGGTAAGAATTGGAAAGGTTAAACTATTACTATTCCTTAACCGAATAAGTGCAGGGTTGGCTAGCCGAATAATTAACAAAGATTAG
- a CDS encoding Crp/Fnr family transcriptional regulator, producing MQKLIDYINSISPITEHTVKEVGALFTFRQIAKNDIFIDAGVIAKKIGFLEEGVIRAYFRNKRGQEYNKHFFKAPCFIGGYSSLVTGKPNQIIQQAMTDCKLREANSSKLIALYDKHQDLERMARILSERYFVQKEQREVEIVLLNASERYLIFKKEFSDLEQIIPQYHIASYLGITPTQLSRVRQKLSKE from the coding sequence ATGCAAAAATTAATTGACTATATCAACAGTATTTCTCCCATTACTGAGCATACGGTAAAGGAAGTAGGCGCATTATTTACCTTTAGGCAAATAGCAAAGAATGATATTTTTATTGATGCTGGTGTTATTGCTAAAAAAATAGGCTTCCTGGAAGAGGGAGTTATTAGGGCTTATTTTAGAAATAAAAGAGGTCAAGAATACAACAAACACTTTTTCAAAGCTCCATGTTTTATAGGAGGTTATTCCTCCTTGGTTACTGGAAAACCAAACCAAATCATCCAACAAGCAATGACCGATTGCAAGTTAAGGGAAGCCAATTCTTCAAAGCTAATAGCACTATATGATAAGCACCAAGATTTAGAACGCATGGCCAGAATCCTCTCAGAGCGATATTTTGTTCAAAAAGAGCAACGAGAAGTTGAAATTGTTCTTTTAAATGCCAGTGAGAGGTACCTGATTTTTAAAAAAGAGTTTTCTGACCTAGAACAAATCATCCCTCAATACCATATTGCATCCTATTTAGGAATCACTCCAACTCAACTTAGTCGAGTCAGACAAAAATTATCAAAAGAATAA
- a CDS encoding MGH1-like glycoside hydrolase domain-containing protein, protein MKRIPLIILFGLFILLMGCKEPDPFKVLEASYFYEYIEAFNENDNELYKQYLPNDSAFAFLSQNIPIIEIPDKEIEEIYYFRWWTFRKHIKQSEDGFVITEFLPKVPWSGKHNTINCPAGHHIYEGRWLRDPIYIADYIDFWLNKSGDGIRKYGFWVADAILAFQKVHRNDSLIASQLDLLVDNYKEWEQTRLDSNKMLFWQLDGLEGMEVSVSGRILNGGKPIGGMEAIRPSMNSYMFGDARAIATLAKLTKKQSLAQDFDAKAQLIKQEIQQRLWNEELDFFTVLPRAYSEASKPINVRELIGYTPWYFNLPDDRINYSIAWNKLMDTKGFYAPYGLTVCERSHPFFEINYTGHECQWNGPSWPYATTQTLKGLSNLLNNYSHQGNVSKEDYYQLLLQYAKSHVIIDEDGKQQKWIDENLNPFTGDWISRTRLKTWENRTWSQAKGGEERGKDYNHSGFCDLVIADFLGLKLGLDNSIEVNALVPETWDWFCLDKVNYRGRELTVIWDRTGKKYQKGKGLMLYIDGELKAKALHIEQLKYSL, encoded by the coding sequence ATGAAGAGAATCCCTCTAATTATCCTTTTTGGCCTTTTTATACTACTGATGGGCTGTAAAGAACCTGATCCATTTAAAGTATTGGAGGCCAGCTATTTTTACGAATACATTGAAGCATTTAACGAAAATGACAATGAGTTATACAAGCAATACCTGCCCAATGACTCCGCTTTTGCTTTTCTCTCACAGAATATCCCTATAATAGAAATACCTGATAAGGAAATAGAAGAAATCTACTATTTCCGATGGTGGACGTTTAGAAAACACATCAAGCAATCGGAAGATGGCTTTGTCATCACAGAGTTTCTACCAAAAGTCCCATGGTCGGGAAAACACAATACTATAAATTGCCCGGCAGGACATCATATTTATGAAGGTAGATGGCTTAGAGACCCAATATATATAGCTGACTATATAGATTTCTGGCTTAATAAATCAGGTGATGGCATCCGTAAATATGGATTTTGGGTCGCTGATGCAATACTTGCTTTTCAAAAAGTACATAGAAATGATTCCTTAATTGCCAGTCAATTGGATTTATTGGTTGACAATTACAAGGAATGGGAACAGACGAGACTGGACAGCAATAAAATGCTTTTTTGGCAATTGGATGGCCTGGAGGGTATGGAAGTTTCTGTAAGTGGAAGAATCCTCAACGGAGGAAAACCTATTGGCGGAATGGAAGCAATTAGGCCTAGTATGAACAGCTATATGTTTGGTGATGCGAGAGCCATTGCCACTTTGGCCAAACTCACCAAAAAGCAATCATTGGCTCAGGATTTTGATGCAAAAGCACAATTGATAAAGCAAGAGATACAGCAACGTTTGTGGAACGAGGAGCTTGACTTTTTCACGGTACTTCCAAGAGCTTATTCCGAAGCAAGTAAACCCATAAACGTCAGAGAGCTTATTGGCTACACACCCTGGTATTTCAATCTACCTGATGACCGGATCAACTATTCAATAGCATGGAACAAGCTTATGGACACTAAGGGCTTTTATGCACCCTATGGTTTGACTGTTTGTGAGCGGTCTCATCCTTTTTTCGAAATAAACTATACCGGCCATGAATGCCAATGGAACGGTCCTTCATGGCCTTATGCCACCACACAAACGCTCAAAGGACTTTCTAATTTGTTAAACAATTATTCCCATCAGGGGAATGTTTCTAAAGAAGATTACTATCAGCTATTGTTGCAGTATGCTAAAAGCCATGTTATAATTGATGAGGATGGAAAGCAACAAAAATGGATAGATGAAAACTTAAATCCTTTTACTGGAGATTGGATATCGAGAACCCGACTCAAAACCTGGGAAAATAGAACTTGGTCCCAAGCAAAGGGAGGGGAAGAAAGGGGAAAAGATTATAACCATTCTGGATTTTGTGATTTGGTTATTGCTGACTTTTTAGGTCTTAAATTGGGGTTGGACAATTCTATTGAGGTAAATGCCCTAGTTCCTGAAACCTGGGATTGGTTTTGTCTGGACAAGGTCAATTACAGAGGTAGGGAACTTACCGTGATATGGGATAGGACAGGTAAAAAATATCAAAAGGGAAAAGGGCTTATGCTTTATATTGATGGTGAATTAAAGGCAAAAGCTCTGCATATCGAACAACTCAAGTATTCATTGTAA
- a CDS encoding DUF1801 domain-containing protein, with the protein MELVTNPKVENVFANYPDFVRPKMLYLRQLVIETAEEIEGLTKLEETLKWGEPSYITEKGSTLRMDWKEKTANQYAMYFQCTSRLISTFKLVFNHQFYFEGNRAIIFPLDQKIPEAELKECIKACLTYHKVKNMMTLGI; encoded by the coding sequence ATGGAATTAGTAACAAACCCGAAGGTAGAGAATGTTTTCGCCAATTATCCAGATTTCGTGAGACCAAAAATGCTATACCTGCGGCAATTGGTTATCGAGACAGCAGAAGAAATTGAGGGCCTTACTAAATTGGAGGAAACTTTAAAATGGGGAGAACCAAGTTACATTACGGAAAAAGGCAGTACACTGAGAATGGACTGGAAAGAAAAGACAGCAAATCAATATGCCATGTATTTCCAATGTACCAGCAGATTGATCTCCACGTTCAAATTGGTCTTCAACCATCAATTCTACTTTGAAGGAAATCGTGCTATAATATTTCCACTCGACCAAAAAATACCCGAAGCTGAATTGAAAGAATGCATTAAAGCTTGCCTTACTTACCATAAAGTTAAAAACATGATGACTTTGGGGATTTAA
- a CDS encoding GyrI-like domain-containing protein, with protein MQTVKIEPFKIIGLSIRTTNENGQATKDIADLWGKFMAENTLAMIPNKITQDIYSLYTDYEDDHTKPYTTILGCKVSSLDKIPEGMVGRSFDGGSYVKTSTKGDLMQGLIVKHWSKIFEMDLNRTYLADFEIYGQKAQNPSTAEVDIYIGVNQ; from the coding sequence ATGCAAACCGTAAAAATTGAACCATTTAAAATCATAGGATTATCCATAAGAACGACCAATGAAAATGGTCAGGCTACGAAAGACATTGCCGATCTCTGGGGGAAGTTTATGGCTGAAAACACATTAGCTATGATCCCTAATAAAATTACACAGGACATTTATTCTTTGTACACAGATTACGAAGATGACCATACTAAACCCTATACGACAATACTTGGATGTAAAGTAAGTAGCTTGGACAAGATTCCTGAAGGAATGGTTGGAAGATCCTTTGATGGAGGAAGCTATGTAAAAACCAGTACTAAAGGAGATTTGATGCAGGGATTAATTGTTAAGCATTGGTCAAAAATATTCGAGATGGACTTGAATAGAACTTATTTAGCGGACTTTGAAATTTATGGCCAAAAAGCACAAAACCCATCAACTGCTGAGGTGGATATTTACATAGGTGTAAATCAATAA
- a CDS encoding helix-turn-helix transcriptional regulator yields MAEDKPRLARLTAMLTQLQARKIVTAKEIADKHQVSIRTIYRDIRTLEKSGIPIVTEEGKGYSIMEGYKIPPVLFTQEEANALITAEQLVRKNKDLSLTEQFESAITKIKAVLKSTQKEKTELLSSRIQVRNNSEHEKTSSYLIQLQSTIANYQLVNINYLSLDQQVSQREIEPFALYTTNDNWVLIAFCRLRKDFRSFRLDCIQNMEIMEEHFSPHNMSLQQYLEQCREKYQSTPDIPMTQV; encoded by the coding sequence ATGGCAGAAGACAAACCAAGATTGGCAAGATTGACGGCAATGCTGACTCAATTACAAGCCAGAAAGATAGTAACGGCAAAGGAAATAGCTGATAAACATCAGGTAAGCATAAGGACAATTTATCGAGATATCCGAACCCTTGAAAAATCTGGAATCCCTATTGTCACGGAAGAAGGAAAAGGTTATTCTATCATGGAAGGTTATAAAATACCTCCAGTTTTATTTACCCAAGAAGAAGCCAATGCCCTCATCACAGCGGAACAACTGGTAAGAAAAAACAAAGACCTTTCTTTGACCGAACAGTTCGAAAGTGCCATCACAAAAATCAAGGCAGTTTTAAAATCCACGCAAAAAGAAAAGACGGAACTACTGAGTAGCAGAATTCAAGTACGCAATAATAGTGAACATGAAAAAACCAGCTCTTACCTAATTCAACTCCAATCTACCATTGCCAATTATCAATTGGTAAATATTAATTATCTCTCTTTAGACCAACAAGTAAGTCAAAGGGAAATTGAACCATTCGCCTTGTATACCACAAATGACAATTGGGTACTTATTGCATTTTGCAGGTTAAGGAAGGATTTCAGATCCTTTAGGTTGGACTGTATCCAAAATATGGAAATAATGGAAGAGCATTTCAGCCCACACAACATGAGCTTGCAACAATACCTAGAACAGTGCAGAGAAAAATACCAAAGCACCCCTGACATACCTATGACACAAGTCTAA
- the ypfJ gene encoding KPN_02809 family neutral zinc metallopeptidase, translated as MKWQGRRQSSNVDDRRGQSGPSRGFGGFSPMLMGPLIKILFSKVGLVIAGLFIVVSFITGNNPLTLLSGLISGNGSQQVSSSAYQGTDEENELADFSATILASTEDVWNEILDNYREPTLVLFTGSVSSACGSASSATGPFYCPGDEKLYIDLSFFHDMEQKLNAPGDFAQAYVIAHEVGHHVQKLMGLTDKVHKLRGQVSETEYNKYSVMLELQADFFAGVWANRSESRMSMMEEGDLEEALNAANAIGDDRLQKQSSGRVVPDSFTHGTSEQRVRWFKKGFETGDIAQGDTFNAKSL; from the coding sequence ATGAAATGGCAAGGTAGACGTCAAAGTTCAAATGTCGATGACCGTAGAGGGCAGTCTGGCCCCAGTAGGGGTTTTGGTGGCTTTAGTCCCATGCTGATGGGCCCCTTGATCAAAATTCTTTTTTCAAAAGTGGGCTTGGTCATTGCAGGTTTATTTATTGTTGTTTCTTTTATTACCGGTAATAATCCTTTGACTTTACTCAGTGGTTTAATTTCCGGAAATGGCAGTCAGCAAGTTTCCTCATCTGCCTACCAAGGTACTGATGAGGAAAATGAACTGGCAGATTTTAGTGCGACAATCTTGGCAAGTACGGAAGATGTTTGGAATGAGATATTGGACAATTACCGTGAACCCACTCTTGTCTTGTTTACGGGCTCGGTTTCTTCGGCATGTGGCTCTGCCTCTAGTGCTACAGGTCCTTTTTACTGTCCAGGTGACGAGAAGTTATACATCGATTTAAGTTTTTTCCACGATATGGAGCAAAAGTTAAATGCTCCGGGAGACTTTGCCCAAGCCTATGTAATAGCACATGAAGTAGGGCATCATGTGCAGAAATTAATGGGGCTTACGGATAAGGTTCACAAACTTAGGGGACAAGTTAGTGAGACAGAATACAATAAATACTCTGTGATGTTAGAATTACAAGCCGATTTTTTTGCCGGAGTGTGGGCAAATCGTTCGGAGAGTAGGATGAGTATGATGGAGGAAGGAGACCTGGAAGAGGCATTGAATGCAGCCAATGCCATCGGAGATGATCGATTGCAAAAGCAATCCTCGGGAAGGGTAGTGCCCGATTCCTTCACCCATGGCACCTCTGAACAAAGGGTAAGGTGGTTCAAAAAAGGTTTTGAAACTGGAGATATTGCACAAGGAGATACCTTTAATGCGAAGTCACTTTAA
- a CDS encoding TonB-dependent receptor: MNRIFTAFFFLLIHTNLFGQTIEGTVINGKKELISDAQILNLATKDHTHSDENGKFLLQNISLGDTLKLSHIGFEVKNVTIESLTSPLVILLEEKSISLEGVVISPKTNALNLITAIDLQTNPVNSSQDILRQVPGLFIGQHAGGGKAEQIFLRGFDIDHGTDIGITVDGLPVNMVSHAHGQGYADLHFVIPETVDKIDFGKGPYYADKGNFATAGYVNFKTKRNLDHSSIKIEKGQFSTNRILGMFDVLNNKKHDAYIATEYISTDGPFESPQNFNRINLFGKYTGNITPLDKLGVTFSHLTSKWDASGQIPQRAVDLGMISRFGAIDDTEGGNTGRTNVMVNYEKFIDEQSFIKSSVFYSKYDFELYSNFTFFLEDEINGDQIKQKESRNIYGLNSEYYRSFSFNEVEATLQAGVNLRNDQSNNNELSHTLNRRQTLAQIQFGNIIETNLGTYINTNFYYKKWTINPSIRLDYFDFQYNDALQTTYLTQTSSKTIVSPKLNVLYDYTQNLQLYLKGGKGFHSNDTRVILAQNGKETLPAAYGLDAGLVWKPVPKLLVNTAYWYLFLEQEFVYVGDAGIVEPSGKTRRQGIDLSIRYQPLKWLFWNFDTNYTHARSMEEEIGNDYIPLAPDFIIESGLSAIHKSGIYGGANIRHIKDRPANEDNSIVAEGYTVVDLNMGYKLKSLNFGIQIQNLLNTEWNETQFATESRLQNETTAVEEIHFTPGTPFFIKGVIEYRF, encoded by the coding sequence ATGAATCGAATATTTACTGCCTTTTTTTTCCTCCTAATACATACCAATCTTTTTGGACAGACTATAGAAGGAACTGTAATCAACGGTAAAAAAGAGCTAATTTCTGATGCTCAAATACTGAACCTAGCCACTAAAGACCATACCCATAGTGATGAAAATGGTAAATTTCTACTGCAAAACATTTCCCTTGGAGACACACTTAAACTGTCTCACATAGGGTTTGAGGTGAAAAATGTAACTATTGAATCGTTAACTTCTCCCCTAGTTATTCTACTTGAGGAAAAATCCATCTCCTTGGAAGGCGTGGTAATTTCACCAAAAACAAATGCCTTAAACCTTATTACAGCCATAGACTTACAAACCAATCCGGTTAACTCTTCCCAAGATATTTTAAGACAGGTGCCAGGGCTTTTCATTGGGCAACATGCTGGAGGTGGAAAGGCCGAGCAAATATTTTTAAGGGGTTTTGACATAGACCATGGCACTGATATTGGAATAACAGTAGATGGTTTGCCTGTCAATATGGTCTCCCATGCACATGGTCAGGGCTATGCAGATCTGCACTTTGTTATTCCTGAAACAGTTGATAAAATTGATTTTGGCAAAGGACCATATTATGCAGACAAGGGAAATTTCGCTACTGCGGGCTATGTGAATTTTAAAACAAAGAGAAATCTTGATCACAGTTCCATAAAAATAGAGAAGGGGCAGTTTAGCACCAACCGTATTTTGGGCATGTTCGATGTTTTAAACAATAAAAAGCACGATGCCTATATTGCCACTGAATACATTAGTACGGATGGTCCATTTGAAAGCCCTCAGAATTTCAATAGAATTAACTTGTTTGGAAAATATACTGGAAATATTACCCCTTTAGATAAGCTGGGAGTTACCTTCTCTCATTTAACAAGCAAATGGGATGCTTCTGGTCAAATCCCACAAAGAGCTGTTGACCTGGGAATGATTAGTCGCTTTGGTGCCATTGATGATACTGAGGGAGGCAATACTGGTAGAACCAATGTCATGGTCAATTATGAAAAATTTATAGATGAACAATCGTTTATAAAAAGCAGCGTATTTTACAGTAAATATGATTTTGAGTTGTATTCGAATTTCACCTTCTTTCTTGAAGATGAAATCAATGGAGATCAAATTAAACAAAAGGAAAGTCGGAACATCTATGGTTTAAATAGTGAATATTATCGCTCATTTTCATTTAATGAAGTGGAGGCGACACTACAGGCTGGTGTTAATCTAAGAAATGACCAAAGCAATAACAATGAGCTGTCTCATACGTTAAATCGTAGGCAGACCCTTGCACAGATCCAATTTGGAAATATTATTGAAACCAATTTAGGTACTTATATCAACACTAACTTTTATTATAAAAAGTGGACGATTAACCCCTCTATTAGGCTTGACTACTTTGATTTTCAATACAATGATGCTTTACAAACTACCTATCTAACCCAGACCTCCTCTAAGACCATTGTCAGTCCAAAGTTGAATGTTTTATATGATTATACACAAAACCTTCAATTGTACCTAAAAGGAGGCAAAGGTTTTCATTCAAATGACACCCGGGTAATCCTTGCTCAAAACGGAAAGGAAACCCTACCTGCAGCTTACGGCTTGGATGCTGGACTTGTTTGGAAACCTGTCCCTAAGTTATTGGTAAATACTGCCTACTGGTACTTGTTCTTAGAACAGGAATTTGTTTATGTAGGAGACGCTGGCATAGTGGAACCAAGTGGAAAAACCCGAAGACAAGGAATTGATTTAAGTATCCGCTATCAGCCATTGAAATGGCTGTTCTGGAATTTTGACACCAACTATACACATGCCAGGTCAATGGAAGAGGAAATTGGAAATGATTATATTCCTTTAGCCCCTGATTTCATAATAGAAAGCGGACTAAGTGCCATTCATAAATCAGGTATTTATGGCGGGGCAAATATACGGCATATCAAAGACAGGCCTGCCAATGAAGACAATTCGATTGTAGCAGAAGGTTATACAGTGGTAGATCTAAACATGGGCTACAAATTGAAAAGTTTAAACTTCGGTATACAAATTCAAAACCTTCTAAACACCGAATGGAATGAAACCCAATTTGCTACAGAATCAAGGTTGCAAAATGAAACAACAGCCGTAGAAGAAATACACTTTACTCCAGGCACTCCATTTTTCATTAAAGGTGTAATTGAATACAGGTTTTAA